The region GGTGTTCACGCCCAGGGACGCGGCCGCCGTCTCGTCGCCGGCCAGGGCGGCCAGTCCCCGCCCCACGCCGCTGCGGATCAGATTCAGGCAGAGCAGCATGCAGGCCATGGTCCATCCCCAGAGCAGGTAGTGCAGGCTGACCGGGGTGTCGAAGAAGAAATCGCCAACGTTCAGGGCGGTGATGCCGGCGAAGCCGCTCGGACCGCCGGTGACCTCGTCCCATTGCAAAAGCACGGTATGGATGACGAAATTAAAGCCCAGGGTGGCCATGGCCAGATAATGCCCGGACAGGCGCAGGATGGGAATGCCCAGACCCAGGGCCAGCAGTCCGACCAGGATCGCCACCAGGGCCATGGCCGGCCAGGGGGCGATGCCGAGGGTGACCGTGGCGATGGCCGAGCCGTAGGCCCCGAGGCCAAAGAAGGCCGCGTGCCCCAGGGAAATTTGGCCGGCGTAGCCGATGAACAGATTCAGTCCCAGGACGACGATGGCGTTGATGGCGATTTGGTTGGTCAGGGTCAGGGTGTAGGCATTGTCCTCGACAATCGGGAACAGGACCAGGGCCAGGCCCAGCATCGAAACGGTCAGGCCGGTGCGGTGCAGGGACAGGAAATAGACGAGGTTCTGCTTGCTGGTCATGAAGGACTCGGCGCGGCGGCCAGGGACTTGCCGGGAAGGGATGCGTGATTCTGAAAGGCTGGGGCGAGCACGGTGGTGGGCATGGGTTATTTCCCGAACAGGCCCTTGGGCCGGATGAAGAGGACGAGGAGCAGGACCACGAAGGCGACCACGTCCTTGTAGGCGCTGGACAGGTAGCCGGCGGACAGGGATTCGAGCAGACCCAGGCCCAGGCCGCCGAGGATGGCCCCGGGAAAGGAGCCAAAGCCCCCCAGGATGGCGGCGGCAAAGCCCTTGAGCCCAAGCAACACCCCGACGTCGTGACTGAGGGTGGTGATGGGCGTGACCAGGACTCCGGCCAGCCCGCCCAGGGCGCCGGCGATGGCGTAGCTGGTCAGGCGGATGCGTCCGGCCGGGATGCCGACCACGGCCGCGGCCGTGGGGTTGTCGGCCACGGCCCGCATGCACAGCCCCAGGGGCGTTTTGTGGAAGAACCAGGTCAGCACGGCGATGGCGACCACGGTCAGGGCCAGAATCCACAAGGCCTGGGGCAGGACGCTGGCTCCGAGAATCTGCACGGGGGTGTCCGGGGTCAGGGGCGGCAGGGCCATGCGGTTCTTGCCCCAGACCAGTTTGATCACGCCGCGCAGGATGATGGACAGACCCACGGTCAAAAAAACCAGGACCAGGTGGTTGCCGGATCTGGCCGGGCGCAGGCCGAAACGTTCGATGACCATGGCCACCGCGCCCACTCCGGCCACGGCCAGCAGCAGGGCCGGCGTCATGGGCAGTCCGGCGGCGCCCAGGGCCGAGAACATGAACATGCCGCCCAGGGAGACGAAATCAACCTGCACGAAATTGACGATGCCCATGGTGTTGTTGACCACGCAAAAACCCAGGGCAATGAGGGCGTAGATGGCTCCGCTGGTCAGGCCGCCAAAAAAATACTGAAGGAGATCGGCGTTCAAGATGTTTCCAACTGCTTGAAATGAGGAAATGTTGGAATGTAGTCGAGACGGCCTGGAATTTCAAGGATGGCCGGAGGCGGGCGGGCGCCGGGCGGGGCGAGAACCGGGGGACGCGGCGCGGCGTCCCCGTGAAACAGTGTTTGCCCTGGATGGCTATTTCTTGACCACTAGCACGGAGCAGGGGGCGTGGGTCACGACCTGGCTGGACACGCTGCCGATGAGAAACCGTTCGATGGCGCCCATGCCCTTGCTGCCGATGACGATCAGATCCACGCCGTTTTTTTCGGCGTAATCAACAATGGCGTTGGCCGGAGATGAGCTTTCCTCGACGACGATCTCGACCGAGGTTCGCGCCGCCTCGGCCTGGCTTTTGATTTTTTTGACCGTCTCATCGACTCCTTCCCGGAGTTTTTCCAGGATGTTTGTCGGGGTTTCTCCGACATAAAGATTGGTGAAGGAGATGTTGGACACGGTCATGACCGTGACCTTGGCATCATCTTTCGTGGCCAGGTCAAAGGCTTTTTTCAGAACCAGGGACGCGTAGTCCGACTGGTCGACCGCTGCCAGGATGTTCATGGTGTCCTCCTCGGTTAGTGGTGCGCGGTGATTGCGATGGCCCACCGCTTAGGTGCGTCGCGGCCCGGGAACTTGGAATATTTTCATTTCCGTTTTGTCCGGGTGCTTGCGGATCAGATACCGGTATCGTCCCACGGCCCGGTCCGAGAGCAGGGCCAGGATATGCGGCAGGTCGGATTGGTCGTGGATGTCCACGAAATCCTGGTTTTCGGCCATGCGCGGGCTGAGTATGTAGCCGGACGTGGATTCGGGCTCAAAGACGACGTCGTCTGGCTGGACCTCGATCTGATCTCCAACGGCGCGACGCAAAAAATCCACGGCCGTGCGCTCGAAGAATTTGCGCACGTCTTCCGTGGATTCGGCGGCGTCGATTTGGATCCGGTAATGGGGTTCCACCTCGCGTTGATGCATTTTGAAGGACAACTGTCTCGTCATACGGCCTCCTTGTTCCGATTTCGGGCTGATGGGGGCCTTCCAGAGCGATGGGGAGCGGTTCAAGGGGTGGAGAAGGAAAAAGGAAGGGGACGCGCCCTGGAGGGAACGCTTTGTGTCTAGATAATCCTTGGGCAGGTGTTCCGCAATGGGAAGTTTGGAAAAAAGACCACGTCGAGCGCGTTATCCAAGACGGCCAAGGGCCGTGCGTGGCGCTATTGTCCGGACGGAAAGGCCCGGCCGGGGCGGTCCCACCACGCGCCGCCCTTGGCCATGCAATCCTTGACGCGGCCCTTGGGCAAACCGCAGGCCCGGGCCAGCAGATCACAGGCCCTGCCCGGTTCGTGCACGGTCAGGGCGAGGGTGAAGGTGGCGCGGTCGGTCATGGTTGTCCGTGACCGGAGCCGAACTTGTCGCTGTGGAGTTCGCCGCCGGTGGCCCAGTTCTCGCGGTCGAATTCCTCGATCTGGATGGAGACGAGGTCCGGCGGCAGGTCCAGGCTGTCGGTCACGGCGCGGGTGACCTCGGCCACGAGACGGCGTTTCTGGTCGATGCTCCGGCCCTTGGCCAGACGGATGCTGATGATGGGCATGGCGTCAGCTTTGGTCGAGGCGCAGGGCCATGGCCGTTTTATCCAGGGTGGGCGGCGTGTAGTCGCGCATCATGTCCAGAAGCGCGGCCGGCTGCTCGTGCACTAGAATCATGTCGCGGTGGGGCTGGGCCACGAAGCCCTGACCGACAAGATAGTCGAGCAGGTCCAGCAGGCCGTCGAAGATGCCGGCCGTGTTCAGCAGGGCGCAGGGCTTTTTGTGCATGCCGAGTTGCGCCCAGGTCAGAACCTCCACGAATTCCTCCAGGGTGCCGAGCCCGCCAGGCATGGCGATGAAGCCATCGGCCAGTTCGGCCATGAGGGCCTTGCGCTGGTGCATGGACCCGACCACGCGCAGGTCGCGCAGGCCTTCGAAGGCCACTTCGCGGGCTTTCAAGGATTCGGGGATGATGCCCGTGACCTGGCCGCCGTGGTCCAGGACGGATCTGGCCAGGGCGCCCATGAGGCCCACGCCGGAACCGCCGTAGACCAGACCCAGGCCACGAGCGGCCAACTCCGCGCCCAGGGCCGTGGCCGTTTGGCGGTAGGCGGGGTCGTGGCCGGGGTTGGAGCCGAGGAAGACACAAACGCGTCGCATGGCCGGTCTACCGCCGTGCCGTCGGCGCGTAGGGGAGATAGTCCTCGCGCATCGGACTGAAGACTTCGATGGCCAGGGCCGTTTCGCGCACAACGGCGCCGTGTTCCACGCCGCTGGCGATGGTCCAGCTGTCACCGGGCTCGATGTCGTGATCCACGCCGTCGATGGTCAGGGTCAGGCGTCCCTTGATCAGGTAGCCGGTCTGTTCGTGCGGATGGCTGTGCATGGGCAGGGTCGTTCCGGCTTGCAGAAGAAAGCGGGTCATGAGGGTTTGTTCCCCGTGGACCAGGGTGCTGATGCGGATTCCGGGGATGAGTTCGTGCCAGGATGCGTCCAGGCTTTTGGTGATCATGAGAGCCTCCGTGTGTCGTGGCGGGCGTTCGCATGTTTTCGGATCGGATGTCTGGGAGGCATCGTGCGGTCCATGGGGGAGGACATGCATGACGTGCGCGGCTGTTTGGGTTGTTGGAACAGGTTGTGCGTTCGCGTGCGGGTTGGCGTGAAAAAACGTGAAATCGCGTTATGTTTGACCTGTCACGGGGACGCTGTCCGCTCGGGAGCGCCGGTCCGGCGCGTTCCGGGGCCCCATTTCTGGGGCATGGCGCGGCTGACGGGGTTGCCCGCGCGAAAGCGGTACGGGCCATACTGCAAAGTTTGTCCGGCGTCGAGGCCGGCCATGGGGCTTACTGAAAGTTCGCCATGCGCCGGATGTCCTCGGGCAGGCGGATGCCGTGGCGGTCCAGGCCCTTCTGATTGAAGACGAAACGCCCGGTCAGGTCGGATTTGTGGCCGGCGTCCCTGGGGCGTTTTCCATCCAACAGCTCCCGCGCCATGGTCGCGGCCGTGCGCCCGTGTTCCCGGCCTTGCAGGGTAAAGGCGCCGACCACGCCCGCGTCATGAACTGTGTAATCCTGGTTGGAAAAGACCGGGACCGGGCTGTTGGTGGCTGTCCAGGCAATGACGTCCGTCCACTTTTCGCTGTGTCCCGAATGGTTTTGGATCGCGTGGAAGGTTGGGGTGACCAGCAGATCATGGCCCCCGGTGCGGACGATTTCCCGCCAGTCCCGCCAGTCGCGGGCAATCTTATAGCGCACGGACAGATTGTTGACGCTCAAGACGGTGCGTTTTTGAAACGTGTCGGCGATGATGCCCATCGAGGTGCCGCTGTCGTCGAAGAGGATCAAGGCGCGCCGGGCCGAGGGGAGGATGTTCGCTAGGTGGCGTAGCCAGGGGATGACCGGCGTGCGTTCCAACAGGCCGATCATGGTCGGGGGAAGGGTTTCAAAGTAGGCGCGCGGATTGTTGTTGATTCCGAAATAAACGAAGGGAACGCGGCTTTGGGCCAGCCTCGGTCCGAGCAGGCGCAGGGCGTCGTCGTCTCCAACCATGACCAGGTCCGGGGCGAGGCGCCTGAATTCGTCCCAGGCCAGGTCCGCCCGTTGTGCGTGGCTGGCCGCTGGAAGGCGCTTGGTGTCCATGTGGATGGCGTGGATATCGTGAGCGGGTCCCAGGATGTCCGCGATGCCCTGGTCGGTGAGGCGGGTCCAGTCCAGGGACGGATGATAGCTTTGAACGACCAGGACGGTCCCTCCCTTGGCCTCGATCGCGGCCGGCATGAGCATCAG is a window of Deltaproteobacteria bacterium DNA encoding:
- a CDS encoding branched-chain amino acid ABC transporter permease encodes the protein MTSKQNLVYFLSLHRTGLTVSMLGLALVLFPIVEDNAYTLTLTNQIAINAIVVLGLNLFIGYAGQISLGHAAFFGLGAYGSAIATVTLGIAPWPAMALVAILVGLLALGLGIPILRLSGHYLAMATLGFNFVIHTVLLQWDEVTGGPSGFAGITALNVGDFFFDTPVSLHYLLWGWTMACMLLCLNLIRSGVGRGLAALAGDETAAASLGVNTHVAKTKIFVLSAVLASLAGSLFAHCYCYVSPDTFGIFASTDLAIMVVIGGMGSVWGSIFGAAFITLLPEWMDLFETYKDFVHGGILVLVLMFLPQGLITGLAEIIKVRLALRRRVHASS
- a CDS encoding branched-chain amino acid ABC transporter permease, whose amino-acid sequence is MLNADLLQYFFGGLTSGAIYALIALGFCVVNNTMGIVNFVQVDFVSLGGMFMFSALGAAGLPMTPALLLAVAGVGAVAMVIERFGLRPARSGNHLVLVFLTVGLSIILRGVIKLVWGKNRMALPPLTPDTPVQILGASVLPQALWILALTVVAIAVLTWFFHKTPLGLCMRAVADNPTAAAVVGIPAGRIRLTSYAIAGALGGLAGVLVTPITTLSHDVGVLLGLKGFAAAILGGFGSFPGAILGGLGLGLLESLSAGYLSSAYKDVVAFVVLLLVLFIRPKGLFGK
- a CDS encoding universal stress protein, which gives rise to MNILAAVDQSDYASLVLKKAFDLATKDDAKVTVMTVSNISFTNLYVGETPTNILEKLREGVDETVKKIKSQAEAARTSVEIVVEESSSPANAIVDYAEKNGVDLIVIGSKGMGAIERFLIGSVSSQVVTHAPCSVLVVKK
- a CDS encoding 4-oxalocrotonate tautomerase gives rise to the protein MPIISIRLAKGRSIDQKRRLVAEVTRAVTDSLDLPPDLVSIQIEEFDRENWATGGELHSDKFGSGHGQP
- a CDS encoding TIGR00730 family Rossman fold protein gives rise to the protein MRRVCVFLGSNPGHDPAYRQTATALGAELAARGLGLVYGGSGVGLMGALARSVLDHGGQVTGIIPESLKAREVAFEGLRDLRVVGSMHQRKALMAELADGFIAMPGGLGTLEEFVEVLTWAQLGMHKKPCALLNTAGIFDGLLDLLDYLVGQGFVAQPHRDMILVHEQPAALLDMMRDYTPPTLDKTAMALRLDQS
- a CDS encoding cupin domain-containing protein; the protein is MITKSLDASWHELIPGIRISTLVHGEQTLMTRFLLQAGTTLPMHSHPHEQTGYLIKGRLTLTIDGVDHDIEPGDSWTIASGVEHGAVVRETALAIEVFSPMREDYLPYAPTARR